In Nonomuraea sp. NBC_00507, the following are encoded in one genomic region:
- a CDS encoding type I polyketide synthase gives MANEDKLRDYLKRVTADLHQTRRQLREVEGREHEPIAIIGMSCRYPGGVTSPEELWRLLDEGGDAISEFPADRGWSEELYHPDPDHPGTTTARQGGFLYDAADFDAGFFAISPREAFGTDPQQRLFLETCWETFERAGIDPNSVRGSRTGVYAGAMYHDYFRAEALGSVISGRVAYALDLEGPAVSIDTACSSSLVALHLAVHALRRGECTLALAGGVTVMATPNTFIEFSQQRGLSADGRCKSFATAANGTGWGEGVGVLLLEKLSDAQENGHQVLAVIRGSAVNQDGASNGLSAPNGPSQIRVIRQALADAGLSPTQVDAVEGHGTGTTLGDPIEAQALLAAYGQDRPLDRPLWLGSLKSNIGHTQAAAGVGGVIKMVMALRHGTLPRTLHVDEPSAHVDWSAGAVELLTEARAWERHDAPRRAAVSAFGFSGTNAHLILEESPVEPDDTEPGGLTLPLVPWTVSARDAHALAAQAARLRAWADTRPDLPVADVGWSLATSRAVLDHRAVIVGANRDELLAGLQAVADGTAVPGTVTGTGTGGKVALLFAGQGSQRVGMGAGLAAAFPVFAAALDEICKVLDPLLDHPVRDVMFSDPRGVLDDTGMTQPALFTFEVALYRLLTSMGVAPDMLTGHSVGEIAAAHVAGVLSLADACTLVAARARLMQALPAGGAMLAVAAAEERVLPLLAGHEDQAGIAAVNAPDAVVVSGTERVIDDIARALGEQQIRTRRLRVSHAFHSPLMEPMLREFEQVAAALTYHEPAIPIISGATGQLTDPGYWVDHVRRAVRFADAVSTARAGGATVFVEIGPDTTLTTLAQQTVDDGAFIPGARKDRDEARTFVEALAHLHNRGVTVDWDAYFADACPRRADLPTYAFQHKRYWFMPGNEEVAPAADAVDPEFWAAVEREDVAALAATLDIADGSPLAAILPALSSWRRRRRDQSTLDSWRYRVTWTPLTIADFAPVLDGAWLVTVPAARAGDDAVTSVVQALERHGARPQVLELADDLGREDLAALLRGDVVPAGVLSLHCGLARTLTLTQAMADADVNAPLWIATGGAESVSRVDAVRDPEQGAVAGLGRVFGLEHPARWGGLVDLPETLDPRALTRLMAVLAGIGDEDQLAIRASGVFARRLTPAPRQRAAERRRPHGTALITGGTGGLGAHVARWLARGGADHLVLTSRRGAHAPGVPELVAELEELGARVTVAACDVADRAALAALVRGIEDGGDAIRSVFHTAGVPHIRPLLELDPAELATATQAKITGAANLDELFAGPLDAFVLFSSGAGVWGGAQNGAYAAGNAFLDALAAHRRGRGLAGTAIAWGFWDAAGGGMTTLLSEDDARRSGVRFMDPGMAVDGLCQALDDDETNLVIADIDWTRFAPPFAAARRRPLLDGVPEAVAALGDDTEPAPETSELRGQLLELTQEDQARLLVARVREQVAGVLGYAGPADVDADRAFRDLGFDSVTAVELRGKLNAAFGVRLPATVVFDYPNVKVLAELARTEILGVRAELGTAGVSRGPVEDDPVVIVGMSCRIPGGVNGPDDLWRLVAEGRDAISPLPGNRGWDVEGIYDPDPDAVLASYVRDGGFVYEAGEFDPEFFGISPREALAMDPQQRLLLEASWEAIEHGRIAPGSLRGTRTGVFVGAAYEEYGRNSDQIPLESVGHLVTGTLSSIVSGRVAYALGLEGPAVTVDTACSSSLVALHLAAQALRNGDCDLALAGGVTVMCTPLGFIGFSLQGALARDGRCKPFASAADGFGLSEGVGMLLVERLSDAERNGHQVLAVVRGSAVNQDGASNGLTAPNGPSQQRVIRQALANSGLSAADVDVVEAHGTGTTLGDPIEAQALIATYGQDRPEDRPLWLGSVKSNIGHTQSAAGVAGVIKMVMALRHGLLPKTLHVDEPSPHVDWSAGTVKLLTEAVPWQENGHARRAAVSSFGISGTNAHVIIEQSPAPEEAPRETADLPVVPMTLSGRSTQALQAQAGRLAEWVAGSPERLVDVAHSLVVSRSAFDRRAVVVGAGRDELLAGLRGLAEGVDVPGVVAGVAGAGGKTVLVFPGQGSQWVGMGVELLESSPVFAARVAECEAALAPFVDWSLSGVLRGGEGFDRVDVIQPVLWAVMVSLAEVWRSVGVTPAAVVGHSQGEIAAAVVAGALSLEDGARVVALRSRAIVALAGRGGMVSVPLGSAEVAELISRWDGRVSVAVVNGPASTVVSGDVDALDELLVDAEVWGVRARRIEVDYASHSAHVEHLQEELAGLLAPVAPRAGQVPWYSTVRGCWLTGTEADAAYWYENLRQPVRLDPAVRALIEEGHGVFVEVSAHPVLTMAVQDTAEDAGGEVVAVGTLRREDGGLRRLWSSAGELWVRGVEVDWAQVYAPARPRTVALPTYAFQHQHYWLEERTATAGDVGAAGLGAAGHPLLGAAVPLADGDGVLLTGRLSLRTHPWLADHAVNGQVILPGTAFVDLAIRAGDEAGCDLLEELTLQAPLTLPERGAVQLQLTVGAPGEDGRRSLTVHARYDDEPWTCHAAGVLAPAAAPPPAREPAAWPPEGAQPLALTGLYDWLSEAGLGYGPAFQGLQAVWRRDDDLFAEVTLPEEGAGYGLHPALLDAALHSLALNAAQDGPRMPFSWTGVRLHATGATSIRVRLTMREPDRVGLTVTDTAGVPVADVASLVLRPLPADLGAAPTGHDSLYTLEWTPVPAGEPSGDQRWAVIGDHVAGIDAVAHGSLAELLATGTVPERVIVSLDGGPEGGLAGAVQDRTCEVLELLRTWLAEEGFPASRLVVVTHGAVAATGHDEVADLANAAVWGLVRSAQSENPDRLILVDLDRDPGSYRALPAVLATGETQLALRGGTAYMPRLARAGTGALTLPAAAENWRLDVTSRGTVDDLALLPAPTVPLAPGQVRISTRAMGLNFRDVLIALDMYPGDAPMGGEGAGVVIEVAGDVTTLAPGDRVMGVIDGFARHAVTDHRMLARIPDGWTFTQAASVPIAFITAYHALVDLAGLKGGERLLVHAAAGGVGTAAVQLAHHLGAEVYGTASEPKWDAVRRLGVPQERIASSRTLEFAQTFADGVDVVLNSLAGEFVDASLGLLRPGGRFIEMGKTDVRDAAELAPVHYQTFDLTELDPGRTGAILAEIVDLFARGALQPPPVRTWDVRRATEAFRHVAQARHIGKVVLTTPRELDPDGTVLVVGGTGALGGLAARRLVAEHGVRHLVLTSRRGPAAGGAATLRDELTGLGADVRIAACDAADRDALAALLAGIPAEHPLTAVVSTAGVLDDGMISSLTPERVAAVLRPKVSAAVNLHELTADLDLTLFVLYSGAAGVLGSPGQGNYAAANAFLDALAQHRRARGLAATSLAWGLWSPESGSGMTGHLDEADLSRLSRSGMGALGLEQGLDLFDRALSADEAALVPIHLDLATLRAGAAMGFGHPLFRGLVRISARRVLVAESPATESLTDRLAVLPEADRPPLLLDLVRGHVAAVLGFAGPEAVEPGRAFKEIGFDSLTAVELRNRLKSVTGLRLPASLVFDYPNPAVLAGHLLEELAPPAHSPEQQVLAELDRIEARLAVVAAEHETAEEITARLEQLVFSWKQRQGAVPAEDVAGRLGSATADEIISFIDNEFGLS, from the coding sequence ATGGCAAACGAAGACAAGCTCAGGGACTACCTGAAGCGGGTCACGGCCGACCTTCACCAAACTCGTCGGCAGTTGCGCGAGGTTGAGGGCCGGGAGCACGAGCCCATCGCGATCATCGGCATGAGCTGCCGTTATCCGGGCGGGGTCACCTCGCCGGAGGAGTTGTGGCGGCTGCTCGACGAGGGCGGCGATGCGATCTCCGAGTTCCCCGCCGACCGCGGCTGGAGCGAGGAGTTGTACCACCCGGACCCCGACCACCCGGGTACGACCACCGCCAGGCAGGGCGGATTCCTCTACGACGCCGCCGACTTCGACGCGGGATTCTTCGCCATCTCCCCGCGTGAGGCCTTCGGGACCGATCCGCAGCAGCGGTTGTTCCTGGAGACGTGCTGGGAGACGTTCGAACGCGCGGGCATCGACCCGAACTCGGTACGCGGCAGCCGGACCGGTGTCTACGCCGGCGCCATGTACCACGACTACTTCCGCGCCGAAGCGCTCGGCAGCGTCATCTCCGGCCGGGTCGCGTACGCCCTCGACCTGGAAGGCCCGGCGGTCTCGATCGACACCGCCTGCTCGTCGTCCCTGGTCGCACTGCACCTGGCGGTGCACGCGCTGCGGCGGGGCGAGTGCACGCTGGCACTGGCCGGCGGCGTGACCGTGATGGCGACCCCGAACACGTTCATCGAGTTCTCCCAGCAGCGGGGCCTGTCCGCGGACGGGCGGTGCAAGTCCTTCGCCACCGCGGCCAACGGCACCGGCTGGGGCGAGGGCGTGGGCGTGCTGCTGCTCGAGAAGCTGTCCGACGCCCAGGAGAACGGCCACCAGGTGCTCGCGGTCATCCGGGGGAGCGCGGTCAACCAGGACGGCGCCAGCAACGGCCTGTCCGCGCCGAACGGGCCCTCCCAGATCCGGGTGATCCGGCAGGCGCTGGCCGACGCCGGCCTGTCGCCCACGCAGGTCGACGCGGTCGAAGGACACGGCACCGGTACGACACTGGGCGACCCGATCGAGGCCCAGGCCCTCCTCGCCGCCTACGGCCAGGACCGGCCGCTGGACCGGCCGCTGTGGCTCGGTTCGCTGAAGTCGAACATCGGCCACACCCAGGCCGCCGCCGGAGTGGGCGGCGTGATCAAGATGGTGATGGCCCTGCGCCACGGCACGCTGCCGCGCACCCTGCACGTGGACGAGCCGTCCGCCCACGTGGACTGGTCCGCCGGGGCCGTGGAGCTGCTGACCGAGGCCAGGGCATGGGAGCGGCACGACGCCCCCCGCCGGGCCGCGGTTTCCGCCTTCGGCTTCAGCGGCACCAACGCCCACCTGATCCTCGAGGAGTCGCCGGTTGAGCCGGACGACACCGAGCCGGGCGGCCTGACCCTGCCCCTGGTGCCCTGGACGGTGTCGGCCAGGGACGCGCACGCGCTCGCCGCGCAGGCGGCCAGGCTCAGGGCGTGGGCGGACACGCGGCCGGACCTGCCCGTGGCGGACGTGGGCTGGTCGCTGGCCACGAGCCGGGCCGTACTCGACCACCGCGCGGTGATCGTGGGGGCGAACAGGGACGAGTTGCTGGCCGGTCTCCAGGCAGTCGCCGACGGCACGGCCGTACCCGGAACCGTGACAGGAACCGGAACCGGCGGCAAGGTCGCCCTGCTGTTCGCCGGCCAGGGCAGCCAGCGGGTGGGCATGGGCGCGGGACTCGCCGCGGCGTTCCCCGTGTTCGCCGCGGCGCTGGACGAGATCTGCAAGGTCCTGGACCCGCTCCTGGACCACCCCGTACGCGACGTGATGTTCAGCGACCCCCGAGGGGTGCTGGACGACACGGGCATGACGCAGCCGGCGCTGTTCACGTTCGAGGTCGCCCTCTACCGGTTGCTGACCTCCATGGGCGTCGCCCCGGACATGCTGACCGGCCACTCCGTGGGCGAGATCGCGGCCGCGCACGTGGCCGGGGTGCTCTCCCTGGCCGACGCGTGCACGCTGGTCGCGGCCCGGGCCCGGCTGATGCAGGCCCTGCCCGCGGGCGGCGCCATGCTCGCCGTCGCCGCCGCCGAGGAGCGGGTGCTGCCGTTGCTGGCGGGCCACGAGGACCAGGCGGGGATCGCCGCGGTCAACGCCCCGGACGCGGTCGTGGTCTCCGGAACCGAGAGAGTGATCGACGACATCGCCCGGGCGCTCGGCGAGCAGCAGATCCGCACCCGGCGGCTGCGGGTCTCGCACGCGTTCCACTCGCCGCTGATGGAGCCGATGCTGCGGGAGTTCGAGCAGGTCGCGGCCGCCCTCACGTACCACGAACCGGCCATCCCGATCATCTCCGGCGCGACCGGGCAGCTCACCGACCCCGGCTACTGGGTGGATCACGTACGGCGGGCGGTCCGCTTCGCCGACGCGGTCAGCACAGCCAGAGCCGGCGGCGCCACGGTGTTCGTGGAGATCGGCCCGGACACCACGCTGACCACGCTCGCCCAGCAGACCGTCGACGACGGCGCCTTCATCCCGGGCGCCCGCAAGGACCGCGACGAGGCCCGTACCTTTGTCGAGGCCCTCGCCCACCTCCACAACCGCGGCGTCACCGTCGACTGGGACGCCTACTTCGCCGACGCCTGTCCCCGGCGCGCCGACCTGCCCACGTATGCCTTCCAGCACAAGCGCTACTGGTTCATGCCCGGGAACGAGGAGGTCGCGCCGGCCGCCGACGCCGTCGACCCCGAGTTCTGGGCGGCGGTGGAGCGTGAGGACGTGGCCGCCCTCGCCGCCACGCTGGACATCGCGGACGGTTCGCCGCTCGCCGCCATCCTGCCGGCGCTCTCGTCCTGGCGGCGGCGCAGGCGCGACCAGTCCACGCTGGACTCCTGGCGGTACCGCGTGACCTGGACGCCGTTGACCATCGCCGACTTCGCGCCCGTGCTGGACGGGGCCTGGCTGGTGACCGTCCCGGCGGCGCGGGCCGGCGACGACGCGGTGACCTCCGTCGTCCAGGCGCTCGAGCGCCACGGCGCCCGTCCCCAGGTCCTGGAGCTGGCCGACGACCTCGGCAGGGAGGACCTCGCCGCACTGCTGCGCGGCGACGTCGTACCGGCCGGCGTGTTGTCCCTCCACTGCGGCCTGGCGCGCACGCTCACGCTGACCCAGGCCATGGCCGACGCGGACGTGAACGCGCCGCTCTGGATCGCCACCGGCGGCGCCGAGAGCGTCAGCCGGGTCGACGCCGTACGTGATCCCGAGCAGGGCGCCGTGGCCGGGCTCGGCCGGGTCTTCGGCCTGGAGCACCCCGCCCGCTGGGGCGGCCTCGTCGACCTGCCGGAAACCCTCGACCCGCGCGCCCTGACCCGGCTGATGGCCGTGCTGGCCGGGATCGGGGACGAGGACCAGTTGGCGATCCGCGCCTCCGGCGTCTTCGCCCGGCGGCTGACCCCGGCGCCCAGGCAACGCGCCGCGGAGCGCCGCCGGCCGCACGGCACCGCCCTCATCACCGGCGGCACCGGCGGCCTGGGCGCGCACGTGGCGCGGTGGCTGGCCCGCGGCGGCGCGGACCATCTCGTGCTCACCAGCAGGCGCGGCGCGCACGCCCCCGGCGTCCCCGAACTCGTCGCGGAACTCGAAGAGCTCGGTGCGCGCGTCACGGTGGCCGCGTGCGACGTGGCCGACCGCGCGGCCCTCGCCGCCCTCGTCCGCGGCATCGAGGACGGCGGCGATGCCATCCGGTCGGTCTTCCACACGGCGGGCGTCCCGCACATCCGCCCGCTGCTCGAACTCGATCCTGCGGAGCTCGCCACCGCCACCCAAGCCAAGATCACCGGAGCCGCCAACCTGGACGAGCTCTTCGCCGGGCCGCTCGACGCCTTCGTGCTGTTCTCGTCCGGCGCCGGGGTCTGGGGTGGCGCCCAGAACGGCGCGTACGCCGCGGGCAACGCCTTCCTCGACGCCCTCGCCGCGCACCGCCGGGGCCGCGGCCTCGCCGGCACGGCGATCGCCTGGGGCTTCTGGGACGCCGCGGGCGGCGGCATGACCACGCTGCTCAGCGAGGACGACGCGCGCAGGTCCGGTGTGCGGTTCATGGATCCCGGAATGGCCGTCGACGGGCTGTGTCAGGCGCTCGACGACGACGAGACGAACCTGGTGATCGCGGACATCGACTGGACGCGGTTCGCGCCGCCCTTCGCCGCCGCCCGCCGCCGCCCCCTGCTCGACGGCGTGCCCGAGGCGGTCGCCGCCCTCGGAGACGACACCGAACCCGCCCCCGAGACCTCGGAACTGCGCGGGCAACTCCTGGAGCTGACCCAGGAGGATCAGGCACGCCTGCTGGTGGCGCGCGTCCGCGAGCAGGTGGCCGGCGTGCTCGGGTACGCCGGCCCGGCTGATGTCGACGCCGACCGGGCCTTCCGGGATCTCGGCTTCGACTCGGTCACCGCGGTCGAGCTGCGCGGCAAGCTCAACGCCGCCTTCGGCGTGCGGCTCCCGGCGACCGTGGTCTTCGACTACCCGAACGTCAAGGTCCTGGCCGAGCTGGCCAGGACCGAGATCCTCGGCGTGCGAGCCGAGCTCGGGACCGCCGGGGTGAGCCGCGGGCCGGTCGAGGACGACCCGGTCGTGATCGTGGGGATGAGCTGCCGCATTCCCGGCGGCGTGAACGGTCCCGACGACCTGTGGCGGCTGGTCGCCGAAGGCAGGGACGCGATCTCGCCGCTCCCCGGCAACCGGGGCTGGGACGTCGAGGGGATCTACGACCCGGATCCGGACGCCGTGCTCGCCTCGTACGTACGGGACGGCGGATTCGTCTACGAGGCGGGCGAGTTCGACCCCGAGTTCTTCGGGATCAGCCCGCGCGAGGCCCTGGCCATGGACCCGCAACAGCGGCTCCTGCTCGAAGCCTCCTGGGAGGCGATCGAGCACGGCCGGATCGCGCCCGGCTCGCTGCGCGGCACCCGTACCGGCGTCTTCGTGGGCGCGGCGTACGAAGAGTACGGCCGCAACTCCGACCAGATCCCGCTGGAATCGGTGGGGCACCTGGTCACCGGCACGCTGAGCAGCATCGTGTCCGGCCGCGTCGCCTACGCGCTGGGGCTGGAAGGCCCTGCTGTGACGGTCGACACGGCGTGCTCGTCGTCGCTGGTGGCCCTGCACCTGGCGGCGCAGGCGCTGCGGAACGGCGACTGCGACCTGGCGCTGGCAGGCGGTGTCACGGTGATGTGCACCCCGCTCGGGTTCATCGGCTTCAGCCTGCAGGGCGCGCTCGCCCGGGACGGGCGGTGCAAGCCCTTCGCCTCCGCCGCGGACGGGTTCGGCCTGTCGGAGGGCGTCGGCATGCTGCTGGTGGAGCGGCTGTCGGACGCCGAGCGCAACGGTCACCAGGTGCTGGCGGTGGTGCGCGGGTCGGCGGTCAACCAGGACGGCGCCAGCAACGGCCTGACCGCGCCGAACGGGCCATCGCAGCAGCGGGTGATCCGGCAGGCGCTGGCCAACTCCGGGTTGTCGGCCGCCGACGTCGACGTGGTCGAAGCCCACGGCACCGGGACGACGCTGGGTGATCCCATCGAGGCGCAGGCGCTCATCGCCACCTACGGCCAGGACCGCCCGGAGGATCGGCCGCTCTGGCTCGGTTCGGTCAAGTCGAACATCGGCCACACGCAGTCGGCCGCCGGCGTGGCCGGAGTGATCAAGATGGTGATGGCGCTGCGTCACGGGCTGCTGCCCAAGACGCTGCACGTGGACGAGCCCAGCCCGCACGTGGACTGGTCGGCCGGCACGGTGAAGCTGCTCACCGAAGCGGTGCCGTGGCAGGAGAACGGGCACGCGCGCCGCGCCGCCGTCTCCTCCTTCGGGATCAGCGGCACCAACGCTCACGTGATCATCGAGCAGAGCCCCGCCCCGGAGGAGGCGCCCAGAGAGACGGCGGATCTGCCGGTGGTGCCGATGACGCTGTCCGGCCGGAGCACGCAGGCCCTCCAGGCACAGGCGGGTCGGCTGGCTGAGTGGGTGGCGGGATCGCCTGAGCGGCTGGTGGATGTGGCGCATTCGCTGGTGGTCTCGCGGTCGGCGTTCGACCGCCGGGCCGTGGTGGTGGGTGCGGGCCGGGACGAGTTGCTCGCCGGCCTGCGTGGGCTGGCCGAGGGCGTGGACGTGCCCGGCGTGGTGGCGGGCGTGGCCGGGGCAGGCGGTAAGACGGTTCTGGTGTTCCCCGGTCAGGGGTCGCAGTGGGTGGGGATGGGGGTGGAGTTGCTGGAGTCGTCGCCGGTGTTCGCTGCGCGGGTGGCGGAGTGTGAGGCGGCGTTGGCTCCGTTCGTGGATTGGTCGCTGAGTGGTGTGTTGCGGGGTGGTGAGGGGTTTGACCGGGTGGATGTGATCCAGCCGGTGTTGTGGGCGGTGATGGTGTCGCTGGCGGAGGTGTGGCGGTCGGTCGGGGTGACTCCCGCGGCCGTGGTCGGGCACTCCCAAGGAGAGATCGCCGCCGCGGTGGTGGCGGGTGCGTTGTCGTTGGAGGACGGCGCTCGGGTGGTGGCTTTGCGTAGCCGGGCGATTGTGGCGCTGGCGGGGCGTGGCGGGATGGTGTCGGTGCCGCTGGGGTCGGCTGAGGTGGCCGAGCTGATCTCGCGCTGGGATGGGCGTGTGTCGGTGGCGGTGGTCAACGGCCCGGCCTCGACGGTGGTGTCGGGTGACGTGGACGCACTCGACGAACTGCTGGTCGACGCCGAGGTGTGGGGCGTGCGGGCTCGGCGGATCGAGGTGGACTACGCCTCGCACTCGGCGCATGTGGAACACCTTCAGGAGGAACTCGCGGGGCTTTTGGCTCCTGTGGCGCCCAGGGCCGGTCAGGTGCCGTGGTATTCGACGGTGCGTGGTTGCTGGCTCACCGGGACGGAGGCGGATGCGGCGTACTGGTATGAGAACCTGCGCCAACCCGTACGGCTGGATCCTGCGGTCCGGGCGCTGATCGAGGAGGGGCATGGCGTGTTCGTGGAGGTCAGCGCGCATCCGGTGCTGACCATGGCGGTGCAGGACACGGCGGAGGACGCCGGCGGCGAGGTCGTGGCGGTCGGCACGCTGCGCCGGGAGGACGGCGGGTTACGCCGATTGTGGTCCAGCGCGGGCGAGCTGTGGGTACGCGGCGTCGAGGTCGACTGGGCCCAGGTGTACGCCCCCGCCCGTCCCCGTACGGTCGCCCTGCCCACGTACGCCTTCCAGCACCAGCACTACTGGCTCGAGGAACGCACCGCGACCGCGGGCGACGTCGGCGCGGCCGGCCTCGGCGCCGCCGGACACCCCCTCCTCGGCGCGGCCGTCCCGCTGGCGGACGGGGACGGCGTGCTGCTGACCGGAAGGTTGTCACTCAGAACCCACCCATGGCTGGCCGACCACGCCGTCAACGGCCAGGTGATCCTGCCCGGCACCGCGTTCGTCGACCTGGCGATCAGAGCCGGCGACGAGGCCGGCTGCGACCTGCTGGAGGAGCTCACCCTCCAGGCCCCGCTCACCCTGCCGGAACGCGGAGCCGTCCAGCTCCAGCTGACCGTGGGCGCGCCCGGCGAGGACGGACGGCGGTCCCTCACCGTCCACGCCCGCTACGACGACGAGCCGTGGACCTGCCATGCCGCCGGCGTGCTCGCCCCGGCCGCCGCGCCGCCGCCGGCGCGGGAGCCGGCCGCGTGGCCGCCCGAGGGCGCACAACCCCTCGCGCTGACCGGCCTGTACGACTGGCTCAGCGAGGCGGGGCTGGGCTACGGCCCGGCCTTCCAGGGGCTGCAGGCCGTCTGGCGCCGCGACGACGATCTGTTCGCCGAGGTCACCCTGCCCGAAGAGGGCGCCGGATACGGGCTGCACCCCGCGCTCCTCGACGCCGCCCTGCACTCCCTCGCGCTCAACGCCGCCCAGGACGGGCCCCGGATGCCGTTCTCCTGGACCGGCGTACGGCTGCACGCGACCGGAGCCACATCGATCCGCGTACGCCTCACGATGCGGGAGCCCGACCGTGTCGGCCTCACCGTCACCGACACCGCGGGCGTCCCCGTCGCCGACGTGGCCTCGCTCGTGCTGCGCCCCCTGCCCGCCGACCTCGGCGCGGCGCCCACGGGACACGACTCGCTCTACACCCTCGAATGGACGCCCGTGCCGGCCGGCGAGCCCTCCGGCGACCAGCGATGGGCCGTCATCGGCGACCACGTGGCCGGGATCGACGCCGTGGCTCATGGCAGCCTGGCCGAGCTCCTCGCCACCGGGACGGTACCCGAGCGGGTGATCGTCTCCCTGGACGGCGGCCCGGAGGGCGGGCTCGCCGGGGCTGTTCAGGACCGGACCTGCGAGGTGCTGGAACTGCTGCGGACGTGGCTGGCGGAGGAGGGCTTCCCCGCCTCACGGCTGGTCGTCGTCACCCACGGCGCCGTCGCTGCCACCGGCCACGACGAGGTGGCGGACCTGGCCAACGCCGCCGTCTGGGGCCTGGTCAGGTCCGCGCAGTCGGAGAACCCCGACCGGCTGATCCTCGTCGACCTCGACCGCGACCCCGGCTCCTACCGGGCGCTGCCCGCCGTACTGGCGACCGGAGAGACCCAGCTCGCACTCCGCGGCGGGACCGCGTACATGCCCCGTCTGGCCCGCGCCGGGACCGGCGCGCTCACCCTGCCCGCTGCGGCCGAGAACTGGCGGCTGGACGTGACCAGCCGTGGCACCGTCGACGACCTCGCGCTGCTCCCCGCGCCCACGGTGCCACTCGCCCCCGGGCAGGTCCGCATCAGCACGCGGGCCATGGGGCTGAACTTCCGCGACGTGCTGATCGCCCTCGACATGTACCCGGGCGATGCCCCCATGGGCGGCGAGGGCGCCGGCGTCGTCATCGAGGTCGCCGGCGACGTCACCACGCTCGCGCCCGGAGACCGCGTGATGGGCGTCATCGACGGCTTCGCCCGGCACGCGGTCACTGACCACCGGATGCTCGCCCGCATCCCCGACGGCTGGACGTTCACCCAGGCCGCCTCCGTGCCGATCGCCTTCATCACCGCGTACCACGCCCTGGTGGACCTGGCCGGCCTGAAGGGCGGCGAACGGCTGCTCGTGCACGCCGCCGCCGGCGGCGTCGGCACGGCCGCCGTGCAACTCGCCCACCACCTGGGTGCCGAGGTCTACGGCACCGCGAGCGAGCCCAAGTGGGACGCGGTACGCCGCTTGGGCGTCCCCCAGGAACGGATCGCCTCCTCCCGGACGCTGGAGTTCGCCCAGACCTTCGCCGACGGTGTGGACGTCGTGCTCAACTCCCTCGCCGGAGAGTTCGTGGACGCCTCGCTGGGGCTGCTGCGACCCGGCGGGCGGTTCATCGAAATGGGCAAGACGGACGTGCGGGACGCGGCCGAGCTGGCGCCGGTGCACTACCAGACCTTCGACCTCACCGAGCTCGACCCAGGCCGTACGGGCGCGATCCTCGCCGAGATCGTCGACCTGTTCGCGCGGGGCGCGCTCCAGCCGCCACCGGTCAGGACGTGGGACGTACGCCGCGCCACCGAGGCCTTCCGGCACGTCGCCCAGGCCCGCCACATCGGCAAGGTCGTGCTGACCACGCCGCGCGAGCTGGACCCCGACGGCACCGTGCTCGTCGTCGGCGGCACCGGCGCGCTCGGCGGACTGGCGGCCCGCCGCCTGGTCGCCGAGCACGGCGTGCGGCATCTGGTCCTGACCAGCCGCCGCGGCCCCGCCGCCGGCGGCGCCGCCACGCTGCGGGACGAGCTGACCGGGCTGGGCGCCGACGTCCGGATCGCCGCCTGCGACGCCGCCGACCGGGACGCCCTGGCGGCGCTGCTCGCGGGAATCCCCGCCGAGCATCCGCTGACCGCGGTCGTCAGCACCGCGGGCGTGCTGGACGACGGGATGATCTCCTCGCTCACACCGGAACGCGTCGCGGCCGTGCTGCGCCCGAAGGTCTCCGCCGCCGTCAACCTGCACGAGCTCACCGCCGATCTCGACCTGACGTTGTTCGTGCTGTACTCGGGTGCTGCCGGCGTGCTCGGCAGTCCCGGACAGGGCAACTACGCCGCGGCGAACGCCTTCCTCGACGCGCTCGCCCAGCACCGCCGGGCCCGCGGCCTGGCGGCCACCTCCCTGGCCTGGGGCCTGTGGTCGCCGGAGAGCGGCAGCGGCATGACCGGTCACCTGGACGAGGCCGACCTGAGCAGGCTGAGCCGGTCCGGCATGGGCGCGCTCGGCCTCGAGCAGGGTCTCGACCTGTTCGACCGTGCGCTGAGCGCGGACGAGGCGGCGCTCGTGCCGATCCACCTCGACCTCGCCACCCTGCGCGCCGGCGCCGCCATGGGCTTCGGGCACCCGCTGTTCCGCGGCCTGGTACGGATCTCCGCACGCCGCGTGCTGGTCGCCGAATCCCCGGCGACCGAGTCGCTCACCGACCGGCTCGCCGTCCTGCCGGAAGCCGACCGGCCGCCGCTCCTGCTCGACCTGGTACGCGGCCACGTCGCCGCCGTGCTCGGCTTCGCCGGGCCCGAAGCGGTCGAACCCGGGCGGGCGTTCAAGGAGATCGGTTTCGACTCGCTGACCGCTGTGGAGCTCCGCAACAGACTCAAATCCGTCACCGGGCTCCGGCTGCCGGCCTCGCTGGTCTTCGACTACCCGAACCCCGCCGTCCTGGCCGGGCACCTGCTGGAAGAGCTCGCGCCCCCGGCGCACAGCCCCGAACAGCAGGTCCTGGCGGAGCTTGACCGGATCGAGGCCAGGCTGGCCGTCGTCGCGGCGGAGCACGAGACCGCCGAAGAGATCACCGCCCGCCTCGAGCAGCTCGTCTTCTCCTGGAAGCAGCGGCAGGGCGCCGTCCCCGCCGAGGACGTCGCGGGACGGCTCGGCTCGGCGACCGCCGACGAGATCATCAGTTTCATCGACAACGAGTTCGGACTCTCCTGA